From a region of the Tenggerimyces flavus genome:
- a CDS encoding ferritin-like domain-containing protein, whose amino-acid sequence MFGRKYAASMINRSAETEADRRRFLRSAGLAGLGVVGAAALSTGTAQADQVKADATALSDASVLNFALNLEYLEAQFYLYAVTGQGLPSSMTGGKGKHGTVTGGRKVHFRSRALRSFAREIAGDEHAHVKFLRTALGSAAVAQPKIDLKGSFTAAAQAAGIVRKGHSFDAFACEENFLLAAYLFEDVGVTAYKGAAPLIQNKTYLEAAAGILAVEAYHAANIRTSIYNSDSGLLGTGLFGRDLRKAAGKLSAARDSLDGKTDLDQGVENSNGEANIVPTDANGVAYSRSAGSVLNIVYLNPKKVTAGGFFPAGVNGDITSSNNNA is encoded by the coding sequence ATGTTCGGTCGAAAGTACGCGGCCTCGATGATCAACCGCAGCGCGGAGACAGAGGCCGACCGGCGTCGGTTCCTGCGCAGCGCCGGTCTGGCAGGCCTCGGGGTGGTCGGCGCCGCGGCGCTGAGCACGGGAACCGCCCAGGCCGACCAGGTCAAGGCCGACGCCACCGCACTCAGTGACGCCTCGGTACTGAACTTCGCGTTGAACCTGGAGTACCTGGAGGCGCAGTTCTACCTCTACGCCGTCACCGGTCAGGGGCTTCCGTCCTCGATGACCGGCGGCAAGGGCAAGCACGGAACGGTCACGGGCGGCCGCAAGGTCCACTTCCGCAGCCGCGCTCTGCGCAGCTTCGCTCGTGAGATCGCTGGTGACGAGCACGCGCACGTCAAGTTCCTGCGTACCGCGCTCGGCTCGGCAGCGGTCGCGCAGCCCAAGATCGACCTCAAGGGCAGCTTCACCGCTGCGGCCCAGGCCGCGGGCATCGTACGCAAGGGACACTCCTTCGACGCGTTCGCCTGCGAGGAGAACTTCCTCCTCGCGGCGTACCTGTTCGAAGACGTGGGCGTCACCGCGTACAAGGGTGCGGCCCCGCTGATCCAGAACAAGACCTACCTCGAGGCCGCCGCCGGCATCCTCGCGGTCGAGGCCTACCACGCGGCCAATATCCGCACGTCCATCTACAACTCCGACAGCGGGCTGCTCGGAACCGGCTTGTTCGGGCGCGACCTGCGCAAGGCGGCCGGCAAGCTCTCCGCCGCCCGCGACAGTCTCGACGGCAAGACCGACCTCGACCAGGGCGTCGAGAACAGCAACGGTGAGGCGAACATCGTCCCCACCGACGCGAACGGCGTGGCCTACAGCCGCAGCGCCGGCAGCGTGCTGAACATCGTCTACCTC